The following nucleotide sequence is from Zea mays cultivar B73 chromosome 1, Zm-B73-REFERENCE-NAM-5.0, whole genome shotgun sequence.
tttcggactcaattttatttctaacgctaaccccgacttgtagttgtgcttaaagtttataaatttcagatttgcctattcaccccccccccccctctaggcgactttcacctagaAAGCTCGATCTATATTCCTAGCACTATTTGTGGGGCTTGCAAAGCAACATAATGCCAACTATTGGGTAGACTCGGACTTAGACTCTGCGGTCCCAGGTTCTTGGTCCAACGTCAACAACTAGGGAGACTCGGACCCAAACTCTGAGCTCCTAGGACTTTGGCTCAACCCCAACAACTAGGTAAACACGAATTTAGAATCTGAACTCCTAAGGCCTCGACACATCCTCGTTGTAGAACATGAGGGCCCCTTCTCGAGGAGGATGAAGCAGACTCAGAAACGAAAATGAAAAGAGTTTGGGAGGAGCTGCGACAAAGTGTTCGCGAAGCGCATGACTAGATCGAAATGACCAGGTTTCATGGACAGTGTGTCTATGCGACACCAGTACAAAACATTGTCACGATGAAGCTCTTACTGGACGAGATTACCACTTTTACCACAAGATAATACCCAAGCCCCGAGAACATCAAAAAGATTCGGAACATGATGACCTACACCGCAGTATGTACGGGAGCCGAGACAGTCCCTGAGGCAAGTCAAGAAAGGACCGAGTCAGAACCACCCAGTAGGAGTGAACAGAAGACAGACGAAGTCATGTGAACAAGGACGGATGAAGTCATGGGAACAGAATCAACAAATCAGGACTCTCGTTTGAACTGGTTTATGGCATGTTTGGTTCCCTGTCTAACTTGTCATATTTTGgctaacttttctgtctaagaTTAATTCTTCAATTTAAAGGACTAACCTTAGTCAAAGTGTGTCGTAGTTTGCGACGAACCAAACAAACCCTTAATCTCGAACGGTCCAGACTAACAAGCCGGACTATTCGAAGGCCTAACCGTCCGACTTAAATTTAGTGTTCTAACACATATTGTGGTGGACTGTCGATCTCTATTGTTGCCACAATGACGACATGTTCAAGTCGATCCTTCCCTTCTGTGTCAATACGACAAGAAACTGTCCAAGTCAGCATGGGAATGATCATtcctgattatttatgatacaagATTTGTTTTCTTGGAGTAACTGCGTACTATTTTGTTGTGGACTAATGGAGCTGATAAAAAACAGTAGACACTATAATAATATATGCAGGCCCTGAGATTGACTTGTGGTGTCATGTTGCGTTGCGTCTACAGTTATAAAATTGAATGGATCAAATGAATCAATATATTCAAGAACAAACTAATCATCTAGGATTATAAGTGTACAAGGCTACAAGCCTACAAGTTAGCTTGGTCGCCGGCTCGCGGCACGGGAGCTGTTTTTCTCCTCAGTGCTCGGGTAGCTGCCAACTGTGGCTGTGTTCACGCGACGCTGATCCCGCATCTGTGCATAGCGCCGTCGAGGACCTGGCGGAAGTGGCCGGCGTCGCAGGGCACCCGAAGCACGCCCGGCTGGCCGTACCCGTACCGCTGCGCCGCCATGTCCAGCAGCTCCGCGACGCAAGGGTCGCTGAGAAGCGTCACCGGCACCAGCACCCGCTCGCCGTGGCCGCCGTCCCCGTCAGCGACCAGCATCGGGACGTGCCCTCTCGGGACCTTCTCCTCCTCCTCGTAGGCGCCGGCCCCGCGCGCGGGTGACCCGCTGCCGCCAGTCTT
It contains:
- the LOC103643781 gene encoding auxin-responsive protein SAUR71, with the translated sequence MAWTKRKTGGSGSPARGAGAYEEEEKVPRGHVPMLVADGDGGHGERVLVPVTLLSDPCVAELLDMAAQRYGYGQPGVLRVPCDAGHFRQVLDGAMHRCGISVA